In the genome of Pseudorca crassidens isolate mPseCra1 chromosome 12, mPseCra1.hap1, whole genome shotgun sequence, one region contains:
- the RASAL1 gene encoding rasGAP-activating-like protein 1 isoform X6: MLEDVRGRCLRCHVLQARDLAPRDISGTSDPFARVFWGSQSLETSTIKKTRFPHWDEVLELREMPGPPSPLRVELWDWDMVGKNDFLGMVEFPPQVLQQNPPNGWFHLLPFPRAEEDSGGSLGALRLKVRLTEDRVLPSQYYQPLRELLMESVLGPAEEDAASPLAVLEELTSGDCRQELATKLVKLFLGQGLAGPFLDYLTRREVARTTDPNTLFRSNSLASKSMEQFLKLVGMPYLHEVLRPVINRVFEEKKYMELDPCKMDLGRTRRISFKGVPSEEHVREASLGLLTGYLGPIVDTIVGSVGRCPPAIRLAFKQLRQCVEERFPQAEHKDVKNLAISGFLFLRFFAPAILTPKLFDLRDQHADPQTRRSLLLLAKAVQSIGNLGQQLGQGKELWMAPLHPFLLQSISRVRDFLDQLVDVDGKEEPGGPARALVPPSVTVREGYLLKRKEEPAGLATRFAFKKCYFRLSGEMLSYSRSPECQRCVGVAMVETAVQRRCHLESDGPGLQDSRNCQVDTHIAQMRGVNVPTPRHTPTGKLSLGTATPAPAPGRPGSDSPLSQTRSSMPVSHIRAVERVDEGAFQLPHVMQVVTQDGAGALHTTYLQCKNVNELNQWLSALRKASAPNPDKLAAWHPGAFRSAHWTCCLQAERSAAGCSRTHSAVTLGDWSDPLDPDAETQMVYRQLLLGRDRLRWVLPTTQPTSLCPAGAATHCALPRPHVLSFHVHLMSFRGRRLQGRTGKHPQADPNVELDLGIFFFFLNFYFLVMLRSMWGLSSLTRDRTRTHCIGCTES; the protein is encoded by the exons ATGCTGGAGGATGTGAGGGGCCGTTGTCTTCGCTGTCACGTGCTCCAGGCCAG GGACCTGGCCCCCCGAGACATCTCCGGCACATCTGACCCATTTGCACGTGTGTTTTGGGGCAGCCAGAGCTTGGAGACTTCG ACCATCAAGAAGACTCGCTTCCCACACTGGGATGAGGTGCTGGAGCTGCGGGAGATGCCAGGTCCCCCATCCCCGCTGCGGGTGGAGCTCTGGGACTGGGACATGGTTGGCAAGAATGACTTCTTGGGCATG GTGGAGTTCCCCCCGCAGGTCCTACAGCAGAATCCGCCCAATGGCTGGTTCCACCTCCTGCCCTTTCCCAGAGCGGAGGAGGATTCTGG GGGGAGCCTGGGTGCTCTTCGGCTGAAGGTGCGCCTGACCGAGGACCGCGTCCTGCCCTCCCAGTACTACCAGCCACTCAGGGAGTTGCTCATGGAGTCTGTGCTGGGGCCGGCAGAG GAAGATGCTGCCAGCCCCCTGGCTGTCCTGGAGGAGCTGACCTCGGGGGACTGCCGCCAGGAGCTTGCCACCAAGCTGGTGAAGCTCTTTCTTGGccagggcctggctgggcccTTTCTGGACTATCTCACCCGGCGTGAGGTGGCACGGACCA CTGACCCCAACACCCTCTTCCGTTCTAACTCCCTGGCATCCAAGTCAATGGAACAGTTTCTGAAG ctcgtGGGCATGCCCTACCTGCACGAGGTCCTGAGGCCGGTGATTAACCGCGTCTTCGAGGAGAAGAAGTACATGGAGCTGGACCCGTGCAAGATGGACCTGGGCCGCACCAG GAGAATCTCCTTCAAGGGTGTGCCCTCCGAGGAGCACGTGCGGGAGGCCAGCCTGGGACTGCTGACGGGCTACCTGGGGCCCATCGTGGATACCATTGTGGGCTCCGTGGGGCGCTGCCCGCCCGCCATCCGTCTCGCCTTCAAGCAGCTGCGCCAGTGCGTGGAGGAGCGCTTTCCCCAGGCAGAGCACAAG GATGTGAAGAACCTGGCCATAAGTGGCTTTCTCTTCCTGCGATTCTTCGCTCCTGCCATCCTCACCCCGAAGCTGTTTGACCTTCGGGACCAGCACGCAGATCCCCAGACCAGACGCTCACTGCTGCTGCTTGCCAAG GCTGTGCAGAGCATTGGAAACCTGGGCCAGCAGCTGGGCCAGGGCAAGGAGCTGTGGATGGCCCCCCTACACCCCTTCCTGCTGCAGAGTATTTCGCGTGTGAGAGACTTCCTGGACCAGCTGGTGGATGTGGATGGGAAGGAGG aGCCTGGGGGCCCAGCCAGGGCCCTGGTCCCGCCCTCGGTGACCGTTCGAGAAGGCTACCTGCTCAAGCGCAAGGAAGAGCCCGCCGGCCTGGCCACACGCTTTGCGTTCAAGAAGTGCTACTTCCGGCTCAGCGGGGAGATGCTCTCCTACTCTAGGAGTCCTGAGTGTCAG CGCTGTGTCGGGGTTGCGATGGTGGAAACTGCTGTCCAGAGACGTTGTCACTTAGAGAGTGATGGGCCGGGACTGCAGGACTCACGGAACTGCCAAGTGGACACGCACATAGCACAGATGCGCGGGGTGAATGTCCCCACGCCAAGGCACACACCCACAGGAAAGCTGTCCCTGGGCACAGCCACGCCAGCCCCAGCCCCCGGCCGGCCCGGCAGCGACAGTCCTCTCTCACAGACGCGATCCTCCATGCCGGTGTCGCACATCCGCGCCGTGGAGCGCGTGGACGAGGGCGCCTTCCAGCTGCCGCACGTGATGCAGGTGGTGACGCAGGACGGCGCGGGAGCGCTGCACACCACCTACCTCCAGTGCAAG AACGTGAACGAGCTCAACCAGTGGCTATCGGCCCTGCGCAAGGCCAGCGCCCCCAATCCGGACAAGCTGGCCGCTTGGCACCCCGGTGCGTTCCGCAGCGCGCACTGGACCTGCTGCCTCCAGGCCGAGCGCTCag CTGCCGGTTGCAGCCGCACACACTCAGCCGTCACCCTGGGGGACTGGAGTGACCCGCTGGATCCCGACGCTGAGACCCAAATGGTGTATCGGCAGTTGCTTCTAGGGCGGGACCGGCTCAGGTGGGTCCTCCCCACCACTCAACCCACTTCACTATGCCCTGCTGGGGCAGCTACCCACTGTGCCCTCCCACGTCCACATGTTCTTTCTTTCCATGTGCATCTGATGAGCTTCCGGGGGCGCAGGCTCCAGGGAAGGACAGGGAAGCATCCTCAGGCGGACCCTAATGTGGAACTGGAtcttgggatcttttttttttttttaaatttttactttttggtcatgctacgcagcatgtggggtcttagttccctgacgagggatcgaacccgcacccactgcattggatgcacagaatcttaa
- the RASAL1 gene encoding rasGAP-activating-like protein 1 isoform X4: MCWTRIPWGIDSWINLSRVDPDAEVQGEICLAVQMLEDVRGRCLRCHVLQARDLAPRDISGTSDPFARVFWGSQSLETSTIKKTRFPHWDEVLELREMPGPPSPLRVELWDWDMVGKNDFLGMVEFPPQVLQQNPPNGWFHLLPFPRAEEDSGGSLGALRLKVRLTEDRVLPSQYYQPLRELLMESVLGPAEEDAASPLAVLEELTSGDCRQELATKLVKLFLGQGLAGPFLDYLTRREVARTTDPNTLFRSNSLASKSMEQFLKLVGMPYLHEVLRPVINRVFEEKKYMELDPCKMDLGRTRRISFKGVPSEEHVREASLGLLTGYLGPIVDTIVGSVGRCPPAIRLAFKQLRQCVEERFPQAEHKDVKNLAISGFLFLRFFAPAILTPKLFDLRDQHADPQTRRSLLLLAKAVQSIGNLGQQLGQGKELWMAPLHPFLLQSISRVRDFLDQLVDVDGKEEPGGPARALVPPSVTVREGYLLKRKEEPAGLATRFAFKKCYFRLSGEMLSYSRSPECQRCVGVAMVETAVQRRCHLESDGPGLQDSRNCQVDTHIAQMRGVNVPTPRHTPTGKLSLGTATPAPAPGRPGSDSPLSQTRSSMPVSHIRAVERVDEGAFQLPHVMQVVTQDGAGALHTTYLQCKNVNELNQWLSALRKASAPNPDKLAAWHPGAFRSAHWTCCLQAERSAAGCSRTHSAVTLGDWSDPLDPDAETQMVYRQLLLGRDRLRWVLPTTQPTSLCPAGAATHCALPRPHVLSFHVHLMSFRGRRLQGRTGKHPQADPNVELDLGIFFFFLNFYFLVMLRSMWGLSSLTRDRTRTHCIGCTES, translated from the exons GAATTGATAGCTGGATCAACCTGAGCCGTGTGGACCCTGACGCAGAGGTGCAGGGTGAGATCTGCCTGGCCGTGCAGATGCTGGAGGATGTGAGGGGCCGTTGTCTTCGCTGTCACGTGCTCCAGGCCAG GGACCTGGCCCCCCGAGACATCTCCGGCACATCTGACCCATTTGCACGTGTGTTTTGGGGCAGCCAGAGCTTGGAGACTTCG ACCATCAAGAAGACTCGCTTCCCACACTGGGATGAGGTGCTGGAGCTGCGGGAGATGCCAGGTCCCCCATCCCCGCTGCGGGTGGAGCTCTGGGACTGGGACATGGTTGGCAAGAATGACTTCTTGGGCATG GTGGAGTTCCCCCCGCAGGTCCTACAGCAGAATCCGCCCAATGGCTGGTTCCACCTCCTGCCCTTTCCCAGAGCGGAGGAGGATTCTGG GGGGAGCCTGGGTGCTCTTCGGCTGAAGGTGCGCCTGACCGAGGACCGCGTCCTGCCCTCCCAGTACTACCAGCCACTCAGGGAGTTGCTCATGGAGTCTGTGCTGGGGCCGGCAGAG GAAGATGCTGCCAGCCCCCTGGCTGTCCTGGAGGAGCTGACCTCGGGGGACTGCCGCCAGGAGCTTGCCACCAAGCTGGTGAAGCTCTTTCTTGGccagggcctggctgggcccTTTCTGGACTATCTCACCCGGCGTGAGGTGGCACGGACCA CTGACCCCAACACCCTCTTCCGTTCTAACTCCCTGGCATCCAAGTCAATGGAACAGTTTCTGAAG ctcgtGGGCATGCCCTACCTGCACGAGGTCCTGAGGCCGGTGATTAACCGCGTCTTCGAGGAGAAGAAGTACATGGAGCTGGACCCGTGCAAGATGGACCTGGGCCGCACCAG GAGAATCTCCTTCAAGGGTGTGCCCTCCGAGGAGCACGTGCGGGAGGCCAGCCTGGGACTGCTGACGGGCTACCTGGGGCCCATCGTGGATACCATTGTGGGCTCCGTGGGGCGCTGCCCGCCCGCCATCCGTCTCGCCTTCAAGCAGCTGCGCCAGTGCGTGGAGGAGCGCTTTCCCCAGGCAGAGCACAAG GATGTGAAGAACCTGGCCATAAGTGGCTTTCTCTTCCTGCGATTCTTCGCTCCTGCCATCCTCACCCCGAAGCTGTTTGACCTTCGGGACCAGCACGCAGATCCCCAGACCAGACGCTCACTGCTGCTGCTTGCCAAG GCTGTGCAGAGCATTGGAAACCTGGGCCAGCAGCTGGGCCAGGGCAAGGAGCTGTGGATGGCCCCCCTACACCCCTTCCTGCTGCAGAGTATTTCGCGTGTGAGAGACTTCCTGGACCAGCTGGTGGATGTGGATGGGAAGGAGG aGCCTGGGGGCCCAGCCAGGGCCCTGGTCCCGCCCTCGGTGACCGTTCGAGAAGGCTACCTGCTCAAGCGCAAGGAAGAGCCCGCCGGCCTGGCCACACGCTTTGCGTTCAAGAAGTGCTACTTCCGGCTCAGCGGGGAGATGCTCTCCTACTCTAGGAGTCCTGAGTGTCAG CGCTGTGTCGGGGTTGCGATGGTGGAAACTGCTGTCCAGAGACGTTGTCACTTAGAGAGTGATGGGCCGGGACTGCAGGACTCACGGAACTGCCAAGTGGACACGCACATAGCACAGATGCGCGGGGTGAATGTCCCCACGCCAAGGCACACACCCACAGGAAAGCTGTCCCTGGGCACAGCCACGCCAGCCCCAGCCCCCGGCCGGCCCGGCAGCGACAGTCCTCTCTCACAGACGCGATCCTCCATGCCGGTGTCGCACATCCGCGCCGTGGAGCGCGTGGACGAGGGCGCCTTCCAGCTGCCGCACGTGATGCAGGTGGTGACGCAGGACGGCGCGGGAGCGCTGCACACCACCTACCTCCAGTGCAAG AACGTGAACGAGCTCAACCAGTGGCTATCGGCCCTGCGCAAGGCCAGCGCCCCCAATCCGGACAAGCTGGCCGCTTGGCACCCCGGTGCGTTCCGCAGCGCGCACTGGACCTGCTGCCTCCAGGCCGAGCGCTCag CTGCCGGTTGCAGCCGCACACACTCAGCCGTCACCCTGGGGGACTGGAGTGACCCGCTGGATCCCGACGCTGAGACCCAAATGGTGTATCGGCAGTTGCTTCTAGGGCGGGACCGGCTCAGGTGGGTCCTCCCCACCACTCAACCCACTTCACTATGCCCTGCTGGGGCAGCTACCCACTGTGCCCTCCCACGTCCACATGTTCTTTCTTTCCATGTGCATCTGATGAGCTTCCGGGGGCGCAGGCTCCAGGGAAGGACAGGGAAGCATCCTCAGGCGGACCCTAATGTGGAACTGGAtcttgggatcttttttttttttttaaatttttactttttggtcatgctacgcagcatgtggggtcttagttccctgacgagggatcgaacccgcacccactgcattggatgcacagaatcttaa